One region of Lates calcarifer isolate ASB-BC8 unplaced genomic scaffold, TLL_Latcal_v3 _unitig_721_quiver_1304, whole genome shotgun sequence genomic DNA includes:
- the LOC108879701 gene encoding piggyBac transposable element-derived protein 3-like, translating into MDYEGETGHLPARLLNAYAEVMQTEHDWNDGLPFTTPPSPPQPPSPFPCSSSPTSCHNNEGQLEDARASSLQRGQPEDARASKRQRVQPSQPEEPRAKLQVVKNKDRVFKRSKRPSTAVIPEYTVYRPNAAECVKQSCPNPVDVFLLMYPPTLREITVEMSNLYSTQTKGKQLNLSMDELLTFYGILIASGYSSVPRRHMYWSVDNDVHNESISGAMRRNRFDDIMASVHLVDNTKITDDPFFKVRPIFSELNHSYKIMPFQEWLSVDESMIPYYGRHGCKQFIKGKPIRFGYKVWSLASSSGYMYHMEPYCGSHTLLPETGLGQGPSVIIGLAEQAQVPQGCKFFHDSLFTTLSLMDEMTKRGYGSSGTMRQNRLFDVPFTPQNAFMKLPRGTSEVLCQGEKLLVRWKDNNIVTVATNMDEKYTETSVKRWNRHRRAFDNIQQPKCISRYNEHMGGVDLHDLQVSRYYISIRSKKWWWPIFAWSINSALVNGHLFYRDVIGGTIDLLTFSRIVSQSLLQRFGTKPLSHGRRSLLSATVEDQARYDKASHWPFNTMHRFQRCRHCEKRTTYACIPSPDGIHSPPVSPGSAPRSPRSQSYPEHLYTGGTQQASSPAALLSP; encoded by the exons ATGGACTATGAGGGGGAAACAGGCCATTTGCCAGCAAGGCTGTTGAATGCATATGCAGAAGTTATGCAAACAGAGCATGATTGGAATGATGGCCTCCCCTTCACCAcacccccttcccctccccAACCTCCTTCCCCATTTCCCTGTTCCAGCTCCCCCACCTCCTGCCATAACAATGAAGGCCAGCTAGAAGACGCAAGGGCCTCTAGCCTCCAGAGGGGCCAGCCAGAAGACGCAAGGGCCTCTAAGCGCCAAAGGGTTCAGCCAAGTCAGCCCGAAGAACCAAGGGCAAAACTGCAAGtggttaaaaataaagatagaGTATTTAAGCGATCCAAGAGGCCTTCCACTGCTGTTATTCCAGAATACACAGTATACAGACCAAATGCTGCAGAATGTGTAAAACAAAGCTGCCCCAACCCAGTGGATGTTTTCTTACTGATGTATCCACCCACCTTGAGAGAGATCACAGTTGAAATGTCCAACCTCTACTCCACCCAGACCAAGGGAAAGCAACTGAATCTAAGTATGGATGAGCTCCTCACCTTCTATGGCATCCTAATTGCAAGTGGATACAGCTCTGTCCCAAGAAGACACATGTACTGGTCAGTTGACAATGATGTACACAATGAGAGCATTTCAGGTGCCATGCGGAGAAACCGCTTTGATGATATAATGGCCTCAGTTCACTTGGTTGACAACACCAAGATCACTGATGACCCATTTTTTAAGGTTAGACCCATATTCTCTGAGCTCAATCACTCATACAAAATCATGCCATTTCAGGAATGGTTGTCAGTGGATGAGAGCATGATCCCATACTACGGCcgacatggatgtaaacaattcATCAAAGGCAAACCAATTCGCTTTGGTTACAAGGTATGGAGCCTCGCCTCATCCAGTGGATACATGTACCACATGGAGCCATATTGTGGATCGCACACTCTCCTCCCAGAGACAGGGTTGGGTCAGGGACCCAGCGTTATCATAGGTTTGGCAGAGCAAGCTCAGGTGCCTCAAGGTTGCAAGTTCTTCCATGACAGCCTCTTTACCACTCTTTCACTCATGGATGAGATGACAAAAAGAGGATATGGGAGCTCTGGGACCATGAGGCAGAACCGCCtgtttgatgtcccattcaCACCACAGAATGCCTTCATGAAGTTACCCAGGGGAACCTCTGAGGTTCTGTGCCAAGGAGAGAAGCTGCTGGTCCGTTGGAAAGACAATAACATTGTCACAGTGGCAACAAACATGGATGAAAAATACACTGAGACCTCTGTCAAGAGATGGAACAGGCATCGACGTGCCTTTGACAACATCCAACAACCAAAATGCATCAGCCGATACAATGAGCACATGGGTGGTGTAGACCTTCACGACCTACAGGTTTCACGATACTATATCTCAATCAGGTCAAAGAAGTGGTGGTGGCCCATCTTTGCATGGTCTATCAACAGTGCTCTTGTAAATGGCCATCTCTTTTACAGAGATGTTATTGGAGGGACCATCGACCTGCTCACCTTCTCACGGATAGTCTCACAGTCTCTTCTGCAAAGGTTTGGAACGAAACCACTGAGCCATGGAAGGAGATCTCTACTGAGTGCTACCGTTGAAGATCAGGCAAGATACGACAAAGCTTCCCACTGGCCATTTAACACAATGCACCGGTTCCAGAGATGTCGCCATTGTGAGAAACGCACTACCTATGCAT GCATCCCCAGCCCAGATGGGATACATAGTCCTCCAGTGAGTCCTGGGTCTGCCCCAAGGTCTCCTCGCAGTCAGTCTTACCCTGAGCACCTCTACACAGGAGGCACCCAGCAGGCATCCTCGCCAGCTGCCCTGCTCAGCCCGTAA